In Rubrivirga marina, the following are encoded in one genomic region:
- a CDS encoding site-specific integrase, with protein sequence MATVRPVLWAHKTNRHGHHPIRLRFADASGSLYLSVGAYVHPRHWNGRAERVRKTHDLYEEYNRLIETKLNAAERERLRLLTIGEVPTAAALKAAVVGKGYTDCFLDFVQGHLDVVEEQGNVGRVRKERAVMAKLEAFGGSPLPFRRLTPAFLDRWTAWLLTERKNKASTVASAITIVRLHYNRAARHGVVRASDSPFHNYKPPRIEKPSRAKLTADQVAAIQALDFGPAGPEGSGLAKVRDWFLFSLYAQGMRFSDVVQLRRSDVVRTEAGEDDDGEPIVTYRVRYRMGKTKSTNDVLLVPQALAILEPYLGREVPASGDGGGEVEDPYLFDALDRYDTSTPGGLHKALSSRNAYANKVLRQIAERAKIEDHLSFHVARHTFADLARKGGWSVYDVNRALRHSSLSITDGYLAGFDAEALDERMRGLFGGR encoded by the coding sequence ATGGCGACCGTCCGCCCCGTCCTCTGGGCCCACAAGACGAACCGGCACGGGCACCACCCGATACGGCTCCGGTTCGCCGACGCCTCGGGGTCGCTCTACCTCTCGGTGGGGGCCTACGTCCACCCCCGGCACTGGAACGGGCGGGCCGAGCGCGTGCGGAAGACGCACGACCTCTACGAGGAGTACAACCGGCTCATCGAGACGAAGTTGAACGCGGCCGAGCGTGAGCGGCTCCGGCTCCTGACGATCGGCGAGGTCCCGACGGCCGCGGCGCTCAAGGCGGCCGTGGTGGGCAAGGGGTACACCGACTGCTTCCTCGACTTCGTGCAAGGGCACCTCGACGTCGTCGAGGAGCAGGGGAACGTCGGGCGGGTTCGGAAGGAGCGGGCCGTCATGGCCAAGCTGGAGGCGTTCGGCGGCTCCCCCCTCCCCTTCCGACGCCTCACGCCCGCCTTCCTCGACCGGTGGACGGCGTGGCTCCTGACGGAGCGGAAGAACAAGGCGTCGACGGTCGCCAGCGCGATCACGATCGTCCGGCTCCACTACAACCGGGCCGCCCGCCACGGCGTCGTGCGCGCCTCCGACTCGCCGTTCCACAACTACAAACCCCCGCGGATCGAGAAGCCGTCGCGGGCGAAGCTCACGGCCGACCAGGTGGCCGCGATCCAGGCCCTCGACTTCGGGCCGGCCGGGCCGGAGGGGTCCGGGCTCGCCAAGGTCCGCGACTGGTTCCTCTTCTCGCTCTACGCGCAGGGGATGCGGTTCTCGGACGTCGTCCAACTACGGCGGTCCGACGTCGTTCGCACGGAGGCGGGCGAAGACGACGACGGCGAGCCCATCGTGACGTACCGCGTTCGGTACCGAATGGGCAAGACGAAATCGACGAACGACGTGCTCCTCGTCCCCCAGGCCTTGGCCATCCTTGAGCCCTACCTCGGCCGCGAGGTCCCCGCGAGCGGCGACGGAGGGGGAGAGGTCGAGGATCCCTATCTCTTCGACGCGCTCGACCGCTACGACACCTCGACCCCGGGGGGGCTCCACAAGGCGCTCTCCAGCCGGAACGCCTACGCCAACAAGGTCCTCCGCCAGATCGCCGAGCGGGCCAAGATCGAGGACCACCTCTCGTTCCACGTCGCGCGGCACACGTTCGCCGACCTCGCTCGGAAGGGCGGGTGGAGCGTGTACGACGTGAACCGGGCGCTCCGCCACTCCTCCCTCTCCATCACGGACGGGTACCTCGCCGGGTTCGACGCCGAGGCCCTCGACGAGCGGATGCGGGGCCTCTTCGGCGGCCGGTAA